AGACGCTCTCCCCGAGGCGGGGCATCGTGACGGATACTGACATGCTGACAACGACTCCTTCGTCGCGCCCGGCGCCCTCCCCACCGCGCCCGGTCGGGCCGGGCGGGGCGGACGCGGGCACCGCGGGCTAGCTGTGGACGTGCCTAGCTGTGGGTGTGCAGTGGCTTGCCGGCGAGAGCGAGGTGCGCCTCGCCGAGTGCCTCGGAGAGGGTCGGGTGCGGGTGGAGGAGCTGGGCCACGTCGGCGGGGTATGCCTCCCAGTTGGTGATGAGCTGGGCCTCGGCGATGAGCTCGCCGACCCGGTCGCCCACCATGTGGACACCGACGACCGGGCCGTCCGCCGCCGAGATCACGGTCACCGCGCCCGCGGAGCGCAGGATCCGTGCCTTTCCGTTGCCCGCCAGGTGGTACGTGGCGGTGTTGATCTCCCCGTGACGTTCCCGGGCGGCGGCCGCGGTCAGACCCACGGACGCCACCTCGGGATGGGAGTACGTGACCCGCGGGACGTTGTCGTAGTCGACCGGTACCGGGTCGAGCCCGGCGAGCAGCTCGGCCGCGAGGATGCCCTCGGCGAACGCGACGTGGGCCAGCTGGGGCCCGGGCCGCACGTCCCCGAGGGCGGAGACGGTGGGGAGGTTCGTCCGCAGGTACCTGTCGACGAGGACGTGGCCGCGTTCCGTCGCGACGCCGACCTCGTCGAGGCCGAGGCCGGCGGAGACCGGGCCGCGGCCGACCGCGACGAGCAGCAGCTCGGCGTCGACGGTCGACCCGTCCTCGAGGACGACGGTCACCCCCTGGTCGGTGCTCTTCGCGCCCGCCAGCGGCACGCCGAGCCGCAGCGCGACGCCCCGGGCCCGGAACGCGCGCTCGAGCAGCTTCGAGCTGGCCTCGTCCTCGGCCGGGACCAGATGGCCCAGCGCCTCGACGATGGTCACCTCGGCGCCGAACGAGCGCCAGACCGACGCGAACTCGCAGCCGATCGCCCCGCCGCCGAGCACGACCACCGAGCGGGGGACGTGCTCCAGCGCCAGCGCGTCCCCGCTGTCGATGACCGTCCGGTGGTCGAGCTCGAGGCCGGGCAGGGTCCGCGCGGCCGAGCCGGTGGCGAGCAGCACGTGCCGGGCCTCGACCACCCGGTCGCCGACGGCCACCGCGGTCGGCGACACCAGCCGGCCGAGGCCCGTGACGACCTCGATGCCGCGGGCCCGGACCAGCCCGCTCAGGCCCTTGTACAGGCCGTCGACCACCGAGTCCCGGTACGCGCCGACCCCGGCCATGTCGATGCCGTCCAGGGTGGCCCGGATGCCGAAGCTCTCACTGGCGGCGACGGTGTCGACGACCTCCGCCGCGTGCAGCAGTGCCTTCGTCGGGATGCAGCCGCGGTGCAGGCAGGTGCCGCCGAGCTTGTCCTTCTCGATCAGGACGACCCGCAGGCCGAGCTCGGCGGCGCGCAGCGCGGCGGCGTAGCCGCCGCTGCCGCCCCCGAGGACGACCAGGTCGACGGGACCGGCCGCTGTGTCCGCCACGCGAGGGGTCCCTTCGTCGTCGACTTGCGGACGGGTGGGGTCACGGCCTGGCGGCGGCGGGAGCGTGGTCGTCGTCCAGGCCGGTGAGCCCCGCCGGGGCGGCACCCGGGCGCGGGACGGGCGTCCCGCCGGGTGACACGCTCCGGCCAGCCCAGTCTTTCACGGCGACGCGGTTGCACTGGACAGATGGCGCCGACTGTGCCGCATCACGCGACGTCCGATCGCGTCATCGGAACTGTCGCGGAGTGGCGCGCGGCGGCAGCGCCGCACGTCACGGGGTGGTGCCGGCCCTGTCCTCGGCGAGCTGGACGAGGGTGCGCACGATGGCCCCGGTGCCGCCTCTGGGCGTGTAGCCGTAGGGCTCGCCGCCGTTCCAGGACGGACCGGCGATGTCGACGTGCGCCCAGGGGATCTCCTCGGGCACGAACGCGGCGAGGAAGTGGGCGGCGAGCAGCATGCCCGCGTCGCGGTTCCCGCCCGGGGCGACGTTGGCCAGGTCGGCGACCACCGAGTCGAGGCTCTTGCGCAGCTCCGGCGGCATCGGCATCGGCCACACCGTCTCGCCGGCGCGCCCGGCGGCGGCGACCACCGCGTCGGTCGCCTCGGACCGGCCCATCACCCCGCTCGTGCGGGTGCCCAGCGCCACGATCTGCGCCCCGGTCAGGGTGGCGACGTCGACGACGAGCGCGGGAGTGTCCTCGGACGCGCGGGCCAGCGCGTCGCCGAGCACGAGCCGCCCCTCGGCGTCGGTGTTGAGCACCTCGACCCGCTTCCCGCCGCGCAGCGTGATCACGTCGGACGGGCGGATGGCGTCGCCGGAGGGCATGTTCTCCGCGCACGGCATCCAGCCGGTGACGTTGACCGTCAGGCCCAGCCGGGCGGCCGCGACGACCGCCGCGAGCACGGACGCCGCGCCGGCCATGTCGCTCTTCATCCACTCCATGGACACCGGCGGCTTCAGCGACAGGCCACCGGAGTCGAACGTGATGCCCTTGCCCACCAGGGCCAGGTCGGTGCCGGCCGGACCCGTGCCGGCCGGGTCGCCCGCGGCGGCCCTGGCGCCGGTGGCGCCCTGGTAGCGCAGCCGGATCAGCCGCGGCGGGTTGACCGAGCCCTGGCCGACGCCGAGCAGGCCCCCGTAGCCGCCCTCGGCGAGCGCCTCCTCGTCGAGCACGGTCACCTCGACGCCGGCCGCGCCGCCGCGCTCGACCGCGATCTCGGCCAGCCGGGCCGGCGAGAGGTGGCTCGGCGGGGTGTTCACCAGGTCCCGCACCAGTGCGACGGCGTCACCGATGATCGTCGCGCGTTCCAGCGCGGCCTCGGCCGCCGCCAGGTCGGCCGGATCATCGACCGTCAGGACCAGCTCGCGCACGGGTGCCGGCCCGCTCGGCGCGGCGCGCAGGCTGTCGAACGCGTAGGCGCCCAGCAGCGAGCCCTCGGCCGCCGCGCGCAGCGTCGCCGCGGTCGGTCGGCCGGCGGCGAGCGCGAGGGTCGAGGCGACCCGGGCGGTGCCGACGAGCGCGCGGACGGCGGCACCGGCCGCCCGGCGCAGCGTCTCGTGGTCCGGTCCGGCGTCGGCCCCGTCGCCGGCGGCTCCGGCCGTTCCGGCGGCTCCGGCGGTGAACGCGGCGTGCTCCCCGACGCCGACCGCGAGCACGGTCGAGGCCTTCAGGGTCCCGAGCGTGGCGAAGCGGACGATGTCGCCGGTGGCTCCGGTCGCGCCGAGGTCGGCGAGGATCCGGGCCAGTCGGCCGCCGAGCGCCGCGTCGAGGGCGCCGGTCCCGCCGAGGGGCACCGGACCGTCGTCGCCCTTGGCCATTCCGATCACGACGGCGTCGACGTCGAGGTCGGTGAGGGCTGCGGAGGCGGCAGAGGTGACGGTCATGCTCCGAGCGTATTGGGCTCCGAGACCCGTGGCCTGGTGTGGCACCGCCGCGATGGCCGGCCTGCGTCCGGAGGGGACGGCGGGAAACCGTCCCGTCACCGCCGGGTGGTTGCCCGCGGGGCGCCGCCGACGTCCCGGAGTGACGTCCCGGGCGGCTACGCTGCCGGCATGGGAGAGCTGCGTCGGTCCCCGCTGCACGAGCGGCACATCGAGCTGGGCGCCAAGACGGCCGCCTTCGGCGGGTGGGAGATGCCGATCGAGTACGCCGGCCGGGGCGTGCTCGCCGAGCACGCGGCCGTCCGTGGCGCGGTGGGGGTCTTCGACGTCAGCCACCTCGGCAAGGCCCGGGTCGCCGGCCCCGGCGCGGCCGAGTTCGTCAACGCCTGCCTGACCAACGACCTGCGGCGGGTCGGTGCCGGCCAGGCGCAGTACACGCTGTGCTGCGACGAGAGCGGCGGCGTCGTCGACGACCTGATCGCGTACCACTACGCCGCCGACGACGTGTTCCTCGTCCCCAACGCGGCCAACACCGCCGAGGTCGTCCGGCGGCTCGCCGCGCAGGCGCCCGCCGGCGTCGCCGTCACCGACCTGCACACCGAGTTCGCGGTGCTCGCGGTGCAGGGGCCCGCCGCGCCGCAGGCGCTGCGCGCGCTCGGCCTGCCCGCCGACGGCGCCTACATGAGCTTCGCCGACGCCGAGTGGAAGGGGCGGCCGGTCATCGTCTGCCGCTCCGGCTACACCGGCGAGACCGGTTTCGAGCTGCTGCCACGCTGGGCGGACGCGGTGCCGCTCTGGGACGAGCTGATGACGGCGGTGACCGGCCTCGGTGGCCTGCCCTGTGGCCTCGGCGCCCGGGACACCCTGCGTACCGAGATGGGCTACCCGCTGCACGGCCAGGACCTCTCCCTGTCCATCAGCCCGGTGCAGGCCCGGTCGGGGTGGGCCGTCGGCTGGGACAAGCCGGCGTTCTGGGGCCGCGAGGCGCTGCTCGCCGAGCGCGCGGCGGGCCCGGTCCGGTCGCTGTGGGGGCTGCGCTCGAACGACCGCGGCATCCCGCGCCCGCACATGCGGGTGAGCGGGCCGGACGGCGCCGAGCTCGGCGAGGTCACCAGCGGCACGTTCTCCCCGACCCTGCGGCAGGGCATCGGCCTGGCCCTGCTCGACCGCTCCGTGACGGCCGGCGACGAGGTGACCGTCGACGTGCGCGGCCGCGTCTCGACGATGACGGTCGTCCGCCCACCGTTCGTCTCCGCCTCGCCCAGGTGACACCGGCGGGCCCCGACGCCCGGGCGGTGCTCGCCCGGCGCTAGTCGAGGCCGAGGGAGCGCAGGACCGGGTTCGGGATCGTCGACGCCATCATCAACAGGGTCACCATCGACGTGATCTCCACCGTGGCGCCGAGAGTGTCCCCGGTGATGCCGCCGAAGCGCCGTACCAGGCGGCGGCGTAGCGCGATGGACACCGCGACACCCACGGCGGCGGCGACGATCGCGCGGACCGCCCGTCCGGTGTCACCTCCGTCGTAGTCGAGCCGGCCGGCAAGCCCCGCGACGACGAGCACGCCCGCCGTCGCCAGCGCCGCGTCCCGCCGCCGCACGGTGCCGGCGACCAGGGCACCCAGCCCCTCCGCGCGGGCGGAGGGAACGCCCCCGACGCAGGACAGGGTGACCGCGAGGCGGCCGGTCATCGCCGCGACCAGGATCGAGACCGTCCCGCGGTGGGCCGTGATCGCGACGCTGAGCGCGCTGACCTGGATGAGCACGACGAACAGGACGGCGATCGCCCCGAACGCGCCGATGGTCGACTCCCGCATCACGGCCAGCGCGCGTTCCCTCCCGCCGCGGACGCCGAACGCGTCCCCCACGTCGGCCAGCCCGTCCAGGTGCAGGCCGCGGGTGAGCAACGCGAGCAGGGCGACGCCGAGCACGGCGGGCAGCAGGGTCTGCGGGCGTTCGTGCGGGACCTTCGTGACGACGCGTGCCGTCACCACCAGCAGCGCGCTGGCGAGTCCGAGCACCAGGCCGACCAGCGGGGCGAGGGCCATGGCGCGCCCGGCGACCGTCCGGTCCAGGCGTTCCGGGCCGCGCACGGGTAGCACGGTGAGCAGGGTGAACGCCGCGCGGGCCTCGATCATCAGCTGGTCACGGCGCGCTGGCGGCAGTGCCGTCGTCGCGCGGCTCATCGTCGCGCGGCCCGGTGGGGGCTGGTGGGGTCTGGAGCGCCTCGGGCGTGATCAGGCCGAGCATCCCCAGGTCGAGCCCGGGCCGGCCGGAACCTGTCGGCCCGGGGGCACCGGGGGCATCGGGGGCATCGGGAGCGGGCAGGTCCGACTCGGCGTCGGCGGTGCTGGTGGCCGCGACGGCGTCGGTGGCGTCGGTCGGGTCGGCCTCGGTGGGCGCGGCGGGTTCCTTGGCGCTCACGCCGGCCTGGTCGAACGTAGCCATCTCGGCCAGTGTGGCCTGCGCGGCCGTGAGGATCGGGACGGCCAGCAGCGCGCCGGTGCCCTCCCCGAGCCGCAGGCCGGCGTCCACGAGCGGCTCCAGCCCGAGGTGGTCGAGGACGAGGCGCTGCGCCGGCTCGGTGGAGCGGGTGCCCGCGACCCACCACCGCTTCGCCCCGGGCGCGATCCTCTCGGCGGCCAGCGCCGCCGCGCAGACGATCACGCCGTCGAGCACGACGGGCGTGCGCCGCACGCCGGCCTGGACGAGCAGGCCGGCGAGCGCGGCGAGATCCGCCCCGCCGGCGATCCGCAGGACCGCGCGCGCGTCGCCGGTGGAGGGCCGGGCCCGGCGCATCGCGTCCCGGATCGCGGCCGTCTTGAGCATCCAGCGCTCGTCGTCGATGCCGGTGCCGCGCCCGACGACCTCGATCGGCTCGCGGTCGAGCAGCGTGCCCACCACGGCGGCGGCGGGCGTGGTGTTGCCGATGCCCATCTCACCGGGGACGAGCAGGTCCGCGCCGGCGTCGATCTCCTCGTCGGCGATCAGCCGGCCGACGGCGAAGGCGGCGTCGACCTCGGCGGCGGTGAGCGCGTCGGTCCGGTCGATCCGCCCGCTGCCGCGCCGGACCCGGTACCGCTCGGGGGGCGCGCTGCCGTCCGCCCCGCCCGGGGTGGTGGGCACGGGGGTGTCGACGGCGACGTCCACCACCCGGACCGACGCGCCGACCTGGCGGGCGAGCACGTTGACCGCCGCCCCGCCGGCGGCGAAGTTCGCGACCATCTGCGCGGTCACCTCGGACGGGAACGCGGAGACACCGGCCGTGGCGATGCCGTGGTCCCCGGCGATGACCACCACCCGGACCCGGCGCAGTGGCCGCGGCGGGCAGGTGCCCTGCGCGCCGGCGATCCAGACCGACAGCTCCTCGAGGCGGCCCAGGGCGCCCGGTGGTTTGGTGAGCAGTCCCTGCCGGTGGCGCGCGGCCGTCATGGCCTCGTGATCGAGGTCGGGGACGACCGGTACGGCGTCCGGCGCGGGCGCGAGGGCGGGCGCGGCGGCGGGTTCCGCGGCCGGGGTGATGTCCACTGGTCCTTATTACCTGAATAACCTGACCGCCGACCCGGGTGACGTCCCGAGGCGTCGGCGCGCCCAGCCGGGAGTGATCAGGTAATTTGCCGGTTGTGTCTGTGCCGGAGCGGCTGCCGTCCGAACCGTCCGGCAGCCTCGCGGTGCCCGCCGTGCCGGACGTGCTGGCGGCGGGTCCGGTCGAGCTGCGGGGCGAGTCCGGGATGTGGCCCGCGGGGCTGGTCGCCCCGTGGGTGGGGGACCCGCGTGGCCCGGACCGCCGTCGGACGATCTTCCTCAGCCACACCGCCGAGCTGCGGCGCTTCCCGCGGGACCGGTCGTTCGTGGCCGCCGCCGAGCGTGCCGTCGCGCTGGCCGGTGACCGCGTCGTCGACATGGAGTACTTCGGCGCCCGCGCCGACAACCCGGCGGAGTTCTGCGTCCGGCAGGTCCAGGAGAGCGACGTCTACGTCGGCCTCATCGGGTTCCGGTACGGGTCACCCGTCCGGGAGCTGCCGCACCTGTCCTACACCGAGCTGGAGTTCCAGGCGGCCACCGAGGCGGGCATGCCCCGCCTGGTGTTCCTCCTCGAGGACGACGCGGAGGTCCCGTTCCGCGACTTCGTCGACGTCGCCCACGGCGAGCGGCAGGAGGCCTTCCGCGCGCGACTGCGCGACGGCGGCACCATCGTCGCCGGTTTCCGGGACGGCCGGCTGGAGACCGCCGTGCTCGACGCCCTGGTCAAGCTGCGGGACAGCGAGCGGCGGGCGGTCGCCGCGGTCTCCGGGTTCGGCGACGCGCCCCCGGGCCACCCGGGCCATCCCGGCCCGCGGCCCGTCCTCGTTCCGGGCGGTGGATGGCTGCGCCGCCCCTGGATGGTGCCGGCCGTCCGGGGGCTGGTGGAACGCCCGGAGCTCAGCGAGGCCGTCCTGCGCCGGCTGCTGCCGTCCACGGGTGCGCCGGGCGTTCCGGGAGGTCCAGGCGTCCCGGATGTCCCGGCTTCCTCGGGTCCCCCGACCGGTGCCGAGGTGGTCCCGCGCCCGGTGGTGCTCACGGGTGCCGGCGGGTTCGGGAAGACGACGCTGGCCGCGGCCGTGTGCGGCAGCCCGCGGATCGCCCGCCGGTTCGCCGGCGGGGTGCTGTGGGTGACCCTCGGCGAGTCGCTGGCCGGCGCGCACCTGGCCGACCGGATCAACGACCTGAGCGAGGCGCTGTCCGGGGTCCGCCCGACGCTGTCGGACCCCGAGCAGGCCGGGTTCCGCCTCGGCGAGCTGCTCGGTGCCGAGCCTCGGCTGCTCGTCCTGGACGACGTGTGGCGGCGCGCCCAGCTCCGCCCGTTCCTGCAGGGCGGCTCGGGCTGCGTCCGTCTGATCACCACGCGGATGCTCGGGCTGCCGCCGGACGCCGACGTCGTCCCGGTGCCCGCGATGGCCGACGGCGAGGCGGTGAGCCTGCTGACCCGGGACGTCCCCGCGCCGTTGCCGGAGGCGGTCCTGCGCCGGCTGCTGGTGGTCACCGGCCGCTGGCCGGTGCTGCTCGCGCTGGTCAACCGGGCGGTCGTCCGCCAGACCCGGGACGGCATGTCGGTGCCCCGCGCGGCCGAGCGGGTGCTGCGCCGGCTGGAACGGCGCGGCCCGACCGCGCTGGACGTCAGCCGGGTCGAGGAGCGGACGCTCGCCGTGGAGGCGACGCTGTCGGCGAGCCTGGGCCTGCTCACCGGCGACCGGCTCGACCGGTACCTCGAACTGGCCGTCTTCGGCGAGGACGTGGAGATCCCGCGGGACGTCCTGGACGCCTACTGGGCGGCGACCGGCGATCTCGACCCCGACGAGGTCGACGACCTGTGCCAGGAGTTCGCCGACCTGTCGCTCGTCGTGGCCTACCGGCGGGACCCGCCGTCGCTGGTGCTGCAGGACGTCCTGCGGACCTACCTGCGGGCCCGGGTCGGGGCCGAGCGCCTGCGCGAGCTGGACGGCGTCCTGTGCGACGCGCTCGCCGGAATGATCAGCGGCGACCCCGGCGACCCCGGCGACCCCGGCGACCCCGGCGACCCCGGCGACCCCGGGGGCGTCGGACCGGGCGGTGGGGTGCGGGCCCCGTGGTGGACGGCGCCGCGGCGGGCCGGCTACCTCTGGGAGCATCTCGCCCGGCACCTGGCCGGAGCCGGCCGGCACGACGAGCTCGCCGGGCTGCTCGGGGACCTGCGCTGGACGGTCGGGAAGCTCGCCGTCGCCCGACTCGGGCCGGTGGCGGTCGAGGCCGACCTGGCCGTCGCCGCCGGGGTGCGCCCGGACGACCCGGTACTGCCCGCGCTGAGCCGGGCGCTCGGGCAGAACGCGCACCTGCTCGGCCCCACCGAGCCCCCCGAGGCGCTGGGCGCGGTCCTGCTGAGCCGGCTCGACGGCATCCGCGCGCTGGAACCGGCCCGCGCCGCGCTGGCCCGGCGGCTGAGCGGCCCCCGCCTGGTCAACCGGTGGACCCTGCCCGACCAGCCGCACCCGGCGCTGCGCCGGGTGCTGGCCGGCCACCACCGCCAGGTCCTCGCGCTGGCCGTCGCCCCGGACGGGTCGTGGCTGGCCTCCGCCGGAATGGACGGCACCGTCCGCACCTGGACGGTCGGCGCCGGCACGGCGCGCTCGGTGCTCACCGGCCACGTCGGCCAGGTGCTCGGCGTCGCGGCGGCACCCGGCAGTGGCTGGCTCGTCTCGGCCGGCGAGGACGGCACCGCCCGCGTCTGGGACGTCCCCGGTGACGAGGCCCGCGGTGACGAGGCCCGCGGTGACCTGGACGACGGGGAGCCGGGTGATCCCGGGGAGCGGGAGCGGCGCGGCCGGGAGCCCGAGGGAGTCGACCCGGTGGCGCGGCTCGTCCTGCGCGGCCACGACGGCCCGGTGAACGGCTGCGCGGTGACCGCCGACGGCACCGTCGTGATCACCGTCGGCGGCGACGGCGCGCTGCGGACCTGGGACGCCGCCACCGGCGCGCCGAGGCTCGCGGTGCCGGTCACCGACGGGCGGCTGCGCTGCTGCGCCACCGGGCCGGGTGGGGCCCTCCTCGCGACCGGCGGCGAGGACGGGACCATCCGGCTGCACGACCCACTGACCGGCGAGATCCTCCGACGGCTGGCCGGCCACGCCGGTCCGGTGCTCGCGCTGGCGTTCGGCCCGGACGGCTCCTGGCTGGTCTCGGCGGGCGAGGACGGCACGCTGCGCCGCTGGGACGCCGCCGCCGGCCGCCAGACCGGGGTGCTCGGCGACGGCAGCCGCCCCGTGCGGGCCTGCGCGGTCGCCCCGGACGGCTCCTACCTGGTGGCGCCGGCCGGGGACGCGATCACCGTCCGGGATCTCCCCACCGGCGGGCAGCGGGCCGAGCTCACCGGGGCGACCGGGACGCGGGCCTGCGTCGTCGCGCCGGACGGCTCGTGGATCGCCTCGGCCGGGCGCTACGGCACCATCCGGGTCTGGAGCACCGGCACCGATCTACCGCGCCCGTCGACCGCGGGGCGCAACGAGGGGGCCCGCGGCTGCGCCGTGGTCGCCGGCGGCCTGGTGGTCTCCTCCAGCGACGACGGCACCGTCACCGCCTGGGACCCGGTCACCGGCGAGCCGGGCGCGGCGATGGCGGGCCTGCCCGGCCCGGCCCGCGGCTGCCGGACCGGGCCCGGCGGGCGCTGGGTCGTGGTGTCGGCGCAGCCGACCGCCCTGCGGCTGTGGGAGCCCGCCACCGGGGTCGTCCGGGCCGTGCTGACGGCCGACGTCGCGATCCTCGGCTTCACGGTCGCCGCGGACGGCTCCTGGGTGGCCGGCGGCTGCGAGGACGGCTCGGTGCGGCTGTGGGACACCGAGTCCGGGGAGTGGATGGCGACCTTCGCCGGCCATACCGAGGGGGTGCAGGCCTGCGTCGCCGGCCCGGACGGCACCTGGCTCGCCTCCGGCGGGGACGACGCCACCGTGCGGATCTGGGACGTGGCGACCCTCGAGCAGCGTGCCTCGCTGTCCGGTCACACCGACCCGGTGCTCGGGCTGACCACCGACCCGGCGGGCCGGGTCCTGGTCTCGACCGGCACCGACCACACCGTGCGGGTCTGGGACGTCGCGACCGGGCGCGCGCTGGCCGTCCTGCACGGTCACGCGCACACCGTGCGGGAGGCGAGTTTCTCCCCGGACGGCGCCTGGCTCGCGACGGCCGGCGGCGACGGGTCGGTGCGGGTCTGGGACCCGGTGACCTGGCGGTGCCGCACGATGATCCGGTTCGAGGGCGCGGCCCGGGGCTGCTGCTGGCTGCCGGACTCCACGGGGCTGGCCGTCGCCGGCTCGGCCGGCCTGTACCTCTACAGCTTCGTGTCGGGCTGAGCGCGGCCGGGGCGGTCTGGCGGGTCCTTCGGGGGCTCGCCGGACCGCCCCGGCTGGTGCCTGGTGTTGGTGTTGGTGTTGGTGGGTCAGGTTCCGGCTGGGGTGGCGATGGTTTTGACTTCGAGGAATTCCTCGAGGCCGAGGAGGCCGCTTTCGCGTCCGATGCCGGATTGCTTGTAGCCGCCGAAGGGGGCGTCGGGGGCGTACCAGCTGCCGCCGTTGACGCTGATGGTGCCGCTGCGGATGCGGCGGGCGACGTTCAGGGCGCGGTCGGTGTCGGCGGACAGGACGGAGCCGGAGAGGCCGAAGATGGAGTTGTTCGCGATCGCGATGGCGTGGTCGTCGCCGTCGTGGGGGATGACGGCGAGGACGGGGCCGAAGATTTCTTCCTGGGCGATCTCGCTGTCGGGGTCGACGTTCGCGAGCAGGGTGGGGGTGTAGAAGTACCCGGGGTTGATCTTCTGGCCGCCGGTGACGAGGGTGGCGCCGGCGGTGATGGCGCGCTGGACGATGTTGTCGACCTTGTCGCGTTGCTTCTCGCTGATCAGGGGGCCCATGTAGGTGTCGGGTGCGGACGGGTCGCCGACCTTGATCTGGGCGAGGGTGGCGGCGACCTTCTCGACGATGGCGTCGTGCTGGGCGCGGGGGACGACGAGGCGGCTGGTGATGGCGCAGCCCTGTCCGGCGTGGGAGCAGATGGTGAAGGCGGCCATCATGGCGGCCATGTCGTGGTTGGCGTCGTCGAGGACGACGAGGGCGGATTTCCCGCCGAGTTCGAGGAAGACCTTTTTGACGGTCCTGCTGGCGACTTCCATGATGCGTCGGCCGACGGCGGTGGATCCGGTGAAGGTGACGAGGTCGACGTCGGGGTGGCTGGTGAGGACTTCGGCGGCGTCGATGTCGAGGGAGGTGATGACGTTGACGACGCCGGGGGGGATGTCGGTTTCGTTGGCGATGAGTTCGGCGAGGGCGAGGGCGAGCAGGGGGGTGTCGGGGGCGCCTTTGAGGATGACGGTGCAGCCGGCGGCGAGGGCGGGGGCGAGTTTCGCGAGGGCGAGTTGGGTGGGGTAGTTGTAGGCGACGATCGCGGAGACGACGCCGGCGGGTTCGCGTTCGACCCAGCGGTGGTGTTGGGCGCCGCGGGATTCGACGGTGCCGAGGTCCTGGGTGAACTGGTAGCCGGCGGCGAGGTCGGCGTAGTACTTGACGAGGTTGATGGGGTCACCGAGGGCGGGCCCGTCGGTGATCATGCGGGGGTGGCCGACCTCGGCGATGGTG
The window above is part of the Parafrankia discariae genome. Proteins encoded here:
- the lpdA gene encoding dihydrolipoyl dehydrogenase, producing the protein MADTAAGPVDLVVLGGGSGGYAAALRAAELGLRVVLIEKDKLGGTCLHRGCIPTKALLHAAEVVDTVAASESFGIRATLDGIDMAGVGAYRDSVVDGLYKGLSGLVRARGIEVVTGLGRLVSPTAVAVGDRVVEARHVLLATGSAARTLPGLELDHRTVIDSGDALALEHVPRSVVVLGGGAIGCEFASVWRSFGAEVTIVEALGHLVPAEDEASSKLLERAFRARGVALRLGVPLAGAKSTDQGVTVVLEDGSTVDAELLLVAVGRGPVSAGLGLDEVGVATERGHVLVDRYLRTNLPTVSALGDVRPGPQLAHVAFAEGILAAELLAGLDPVPVDYDNVPRVTYSHPEVASVGLTAAAARERHGEINTATYHLAGNGKARILRSAGAVTVISAADGPVVGVHMVGDRVGELIAEAQLITNWEAYPADVAQLLHPHPTLSEALGEAHLALAGKPLHTHS
- a CDS encoding leucyl aminopeptidase, encoding MTVTSAASAALTDLDVDAVVIGMAKGDDGPVPLGGTGALDAALGGRLARILADLGATGATGDIVRFATLGTLKASTVLAVGVGEHAAFTAGAAGTAGAAGDGADAGPDHETLRRAAGAAVRALVGTARVASTLALAAGRPTAATLRAAAEGSLLGAYAFDSLRAAPSGPAPVRELVLTVDDPADLAAAEAALERATIIGDAVALVRDLVNTPPSHLSPARLAEIAVERGGAAGVEVTVLDEEALAEGGYGGLLGVGQGSVNPPRLIRLRYQGATGARAAAGDPAGTGPAGTDLALVGKGITFDSGGLSLKPPVSMEWMKSDMAGAASVLAAVVAAARLGLTVNVTGWMPCAENMPSGDAIRPSDVITLRGGKRVEVLNTDAEGRLVLGDALARASEDTPALVVDVATLTGAQIVALGTRTSGVMGRSEATDAVVAAAGRAGETVWPMPMPPELRKSLDSVVADLANVAPGGNRDAGMLLAAHFLAAFVPEEIPWAHVDIAGPSWNGGEPYGYTPRGGTGAIVRTLVQLAEDRAGTTP
- the gcvT gene encoding glycine cleavage system aminomethyltransferase GcvT; protein product: MGELRRSPLHERHIELGAKTAAFGGWEMPIEYAGRGVLAEHAAVRGAVGVFDVSHLGKARVAGPGAAEFVNACLTNDLRRVGAGQAQYTLCCDESGGVVDDLIAYHYAADDVFLVPNAANTAEVVRRLAAQAPAGVAVTDLHTEFAVLAVQGPAAPQALRALGLPADGAYMSFADAEWKGRPVIVCRSGYTGETGFELLPRWADAVPLWDELMTAVTGLGGLPCGLGARDTLRTEMGYPLHGQDLSLSISPVQARSGWAVGWDKPAFWGREALLAERAAGPVRSLWGLRSNDRGIPRPHMRVSGPDGAELGEVTSGTFSPTLRQGIGLALLDRSVTAGDEVTVDVRGRVSTMTVVRPPFVSASPR
- the cobS gene encoding adenosylcobinamide-GDP ribazoletransferase, giving the protein MSRATTALPPARRDQLMIEARAAFTLLTVLPVRGPERLDRTVAGRAMALAPLVGLVLGLASALLVVTARVVTKVPHERPQTLLPAVLGVALLALLTRGLHLDGLADVGDAFGVRGGRERALAVMRESTIGAFGAIAVLFVVLIQVSALSVAITAHRGTVSILVAAMTGRLAVTLSCVGGVPSARAEGLGALVAGTVRRRDAALATAGVLVVAGLAGRLDYDGGDTGRAVRAIVAAAVGVAVSIALRRRLVRRFGGITGDTLGATVEITSMVTLLMMASTIPNPVLRSLGLD
- the cobT gene encoding nicotinate-nucleotide--dimethylbenzimidazole phosphoribosyltransferase; this encodes MDITPAAEPAAAPALAPAPDAVPVVPDLDHEAMTAARHRQGLLTKPPGALGRLEELSVWIAGAQGTCPPRPLRRVRVVVIAGDHGIATAGVSAFPSEVTAQMVANFAAGGAAVNVLARQVGASVRVVDVAVDTPVPTTPGGADGSAPPERYRVRRGSGRIDRTDALTAAEVDAAFAVGRLIADEEIDAGADLLVPGEMGIGNTTPAAAVVGTLLDREPIEVVGRGTGIDDERWMLKTAAIRDAMRRARPSTGDARAVLRIAGGADLAALAGLLVQAGVRRTPVVLDGVIVCAAALAAERIAPGAKRWWVAGTRSTEPAQRLVLDHLGLEPLVDAGLRLGEGTGALLAVPILTAAQATLAEMATFDQAGVSAKEPAAPTEADPTDATDAVAATSTADAESDLPAPDAPDAPGAPGPTGSGRPGLDLGMLGLITPEALQTPPAPTGPRDDEPRDDGTAASAP